GAGATCGTTTCCCGCACCGACGTCAACGTGTGGCTGTCCGACCCCAAGTCCTTCCAGGACTTCCGGCCGCTCCTGCCCGCGTTCGATTGGGCCGAGGAGGGCGGCGCGGGCACGGAGGCGATGGTGGAGGCGCTCCAGGCCGTCATCCCCGCCCGGACCCGCTGGCTGGGCGCCCACCGCTACCGGCAGTGGACCGTCCAGGCCGCAGGCCGGCAGACCGACCCGGCGCACTCCTGCCGCCCCGACGGCAGCGCGTGCGGCTGCGAGGGCATGGCGTTCCTGGTCGCCTGGTTCGAGGAGGCCGCCAACACCCTCCGCGCGCTCGGGGACGACGCGTTCACCGGCATCGCCCAGGAGGCCCGAGCGGCCGGCGTCTCCCTGGTCGTCTCCCTCCAGCGCCCGAGCTACGACCAGATGAGCACCAGCACCCGCGCCTCCCTGCCCTCCGTCCTCGCGTTCGGCTGCGACCCCCGCGACGAAGGGTTCGCCCTGCCGGAATCGGTCCTGGACGCCGGCGCCCATCCGGGCGCGTGGGGGAACCGGCGCCCCGGTTACTGCTACCTGGTCTCCGCCGGTATCCCGGAGGACCGTTACCCCGCCCCGGGGCGGACCCGGCAGTTCACGACTCGCTCGATGGACGTGATGGAGGAGTTGGCGGACTGGGCCGCCGCCCACGGCGCCCCCGTCGACCCGGTCACCGTGAAGGCTGCTGAGGCGACCGTCGGCAACGCCTACACCCACCGCACCCACCACACCCACAACGGCCTGGCGGTCGCCTCCACCACCGCCCCGCACCTGACGGCGGTGGACACCGTCGAGGAAGGCGAGGAGATGACCGAGGGCACGTGGCTCGACGCGGAGGACGACGCCATCGACCCCGACGCCGACCTGCCCGGCGACGAAGCGGGCGACGACGCCCCCCTCTTCGGACAGGAGAAGGGCTACAAGCCCACCCCGGAGGAGGCCCGGGTGCTCTTCGAGGAGGCGCTGGAGGAGTTCGAGACGGCGGGCCGGATGATCGTCGGCCCGAAGGACTTCTCCGACTGGTGCGAGACCCACGGCTACAGCCGCCCGTGGATCTCCGCCCGCCTCAAGGACGCCGCCCTCGACGGCCGCCTGGAACCCACCAACCAGACCGGCCGCTGGCGGATCGTCCCCGCCCTCGCCGCCGCCTGACACCCGCGTGACGCCCTGACACCGTCAGGGCCCGTGACACCCAAACCCTTAGGCGGGAGCGGGTGTCACGCGCCCTGACACCCCAGCCTGACATCCCCCTGACACCGCCGTGACACCCCGGCACGCGGGCCCGTGACACCCGAGTCGCGGGCCCGCCCCACACCCCGAGAAGGGCCCCGCCATGCCCGACCACACCCACACCCCGGCACCCCTCATCCACCACCCCATCCCGATCCCCACGCCCACCCACGCCGTCGTCCCCACGGCGCCGGCCGGGCTCCCCGCGGTCACGTCCGTTCAGCTCCCCGACGGCCGGATCGTCACCGGCTACACCCTCACCCCCACCCCGGCCACCCCCGCCCGTCCGGTCGGGTCGGTTCCGGCGTGGGCCAAGACCACCGCGCTCCTCGCGCCGACCGTCGGCGGCGGCACCGCCGCCGCCGGCATCGGACTCTCCTACGCCGCCCCGGGACTCATCGCCATGAGCCAAGCCCTGTGGTCCGCCGCCGCCCTCGTCGTCGCCGCCGTCATCGCCGTCCCCCTCGCCCTGCGCACCGCCCGCCGCACCCTCACCGGCAACAGCGGGGGTGGGGGATCGGTCCGGACGACCACCCACATCACCCAGAACATCACCTCCACCGGCCTCTTCGGCCGCGCCAACGGCACCATCAACCACCACTGAGGAGTCTCGTGCGCCTACGCATCCGCGTCGCCCACTGGCCTCGCCGCACCCTCATCCTGACCGACACCCCACGCCCCAACTGCCCCAACTGCGACGGCGAGGGTGGACACAACCGGGACTACGGCGACTATGAGACCGGCGAGTACGCCGGAACGGAGTGGGACCCCTGCCCGTGCTGGGACGAGGACCGCCGCTGGGCCCT
The Streptomyces roseofulvus genome window above contains:
- the traB gene encoding plasmid transfer protein TraB — translated: MAGRKHTTIDVLDDHGGSTGGTITAYLLHRAKPHLPPWLGVAGTGLAGVLGNLRWADSAAAGAGLTLASVALTGATWWIGRNTSQQRRLHSAITVAAGSAWLTAACLAGPTAGPLDDLFLMGGPVLALSWNVRLAMRRTDDSPAAGGGDKGLLEKVGLARAAIGATKIEPNRVTAQIALEPGEQTTEDVSKVLPRLASALDLPTTALRFMPNADSARRGELVIVPEDMLGEVVEYDGPSNLGGSIADPLVIGRYDDGSPLMLWLPGDPEQGRNATHLLIAGGTGSGKGDGALNVLTEIVSRTDVNVWLSDPKSFQDFRPLLPAFDWAEEGGAGTEAMVEALQAVIPARTRWLGAHRYRQWTVQAAGRQTDPAHSCRPDGSACGCEGMAFLVAWFEEAANTLRALGDDAFTGIAQEARAAGVSLVVSLQRPSYDQMSTSTRASLPSVLAFGCDPRDEGFALPESVLDAGAHPGAWGNRRPGYCYLVSAGIPEDRYPAPGRTRQFTTRSMDVMEELADWAAAHGAPVDPVTVKAAEATVGNAYTHRTHHTHNGLAVASTTAPHLTAVDTVEEGEEMTEGTWLDAEDDAIDPDADLPGDEAGDDAPLFGQEKGYKPTPEEARVLFEEALEEFETAGRMIVGPKDFSDWCETHGYSRPWISARLKDAALDGRLEPTNQTGRWRIVPALAAA